From a region of the Thiomicrorhabdus sp. genome:
- a CDS encoding polysaccharide biosynthesis/export family protein — translation MAKFLRLIITLNLILMSALAWADTTKSTNTDYQLSSGDVISITVFAEPDLSFESLKLNDAGSFSYPFLGEVNAQGLTALQLQNKIAAKLEGDYLVNPKVSVSILEYRQFYISGEVKQPGGYPYQPGLTVRRATALAGGLTERASERRITIIREADKNKKPKYVSMEDRVMPGDTITIGQGFF, via the coding sequence ATGGCAAAGTTTTTACGCCTAATCATCACTCTCAACCTCATTCTTATGTCTGCTTTAGCCTGGGCAGACACAACAAAAAGCACCAATACTGATTACCAACTCTCCTCTGGAGATGTTATTTCAATCACTGTATTCGCTGAGCCTGACTTAAGTTTTGAATCCCTTAAACTCAACGATGCTGGCAGTTTTTCTTACCCATTTTTGGGTGAAGTTAATGCACAAGGATTAACCGCCTTACAACTACAAAACAAAATTGCTGCCAAGCTAGAAGGTGATTATTTAGTTAACCCTAAAGTCAGTGTCAGTATTTTAGAATACCGTCAGTTCTATATAAGTGGTGAAGTTAAACAGCCTGGCGGCTATCCATACCAACCCGGGTTAACGGTAAGGAGAGCGACTGCTTTAGCAGGAGGTTTAACAGAGCGAGCCTCTGAACGCCGCATAACTATTATTCGTGAAGCAGATAAAAACAAAAAACCAAAATACGTTTCAATGGAAGACCGGGTTATGCCAGGTGACACCATCACTATTGGTCAAGGTTTCTTTTAA